The sequence TAGCGACATTCTTAAGAGGGGTTTTGATAATGGAAGGTATGGAGGTTTACTCTAAGCCCATAGGCCTATTTATAAAACGGCTCAATCCACCTTTAGTACCATTAGATTCGTAAGAAATGAGAGAGCGATGGTAAATTAAGAGGGCATCATATTTCATATTTGTACGAAGGTTCGAGAATTAGGAAATATATAAGGAGTAGGAGGATAGATGCGTAGTGGATATGGATGAAGATTTATTAGATGAGATTTTTATATCGGTAGCTGAGTGTAGAGAGGAATCATACGTACTCCAAACTGTGCAAAGGGCGATAGAGAGTAACGTAGATCCGTTAGAGATCATGGATGCTGTAAAGAGGGGTCTGGATGTAGTGGGTGAGAAGTATGAGAGGATGGAGTACTTTTTGATGGATTTGGTAGTGGCTGGTAAAGTTGCGAGTGAAGTATTGAAGTTGATAAAACCGTTGTTGATGAGGGTAACGAGTAAGCCGAGGGGTAAAGTGGTTATCGGTACTGTAGCTGGCGATGTGCACGATATTGGGAAGAACCTCGTTATAGCTATGCTGGCTTCAGCCGGTTATGAAGTGATAGATCTGGGGGTCGATGTACCAGCTGAGAAGTTCGTCGAAGCGGTCAGAAATGAAAAGCCCGATATAGTTGCGATGTCTGCATTACTTACCATAACCTTGGATGAGCAGAAGAAGGTAATAGAGGCTTTGAAGAGTGCTGGATTAAGGGATAAGGTAAAGGTGATGGTTGGGGGTAGACCGGTCACCCCTGAATTTGCGAAGGAGATAGGGGCGGATGGTTATGGTAAAGATGCGATAGAAGCCGTTAAGGTAGCGAATACATTGTTAGGGTATAAGAAGTAAAAATGATAGATTTTATGTAAGAATCGTAGTATTTGTGTATTTGTCCGAAGTTCTGAATCTCTTCTTTTGGATCTTTAACCTTCAACCTAACCGAGCAACATACTTATTAATATGTGGATGGCACGAGTATTTTGAATAAAGATGTCCCTGAAGCTGGCTCTAGAGAGAAAAGATTTCAAAGACCTTCTGGCTGAGGTTGTGGAAAGAGGTCTATGCATAGGTTGTGGTTCTTGTGCAGCTGCATGCCCACTCGCCGTCATATCGATAGAGGATGAGATCCCGGTTCAAAAGGTCAAGTGCTTCGACGATACCGTATGTGAGTGTTGCTACTACCAATGCCCTAAGTCTGCACAACCTATCGAAGAGCTCGAATCTAAGACCTTCGGGCGTAAGAGGAATATCGATGAACACCTCGGCGTAACTCTGGCGATGCATTCCGCTAAAACTCGACTGGGAGAAGTTATGAACGTGGGACAGGATGGTGGGATAGTATCAAGTCTATTGATCTACGCACTCGAAGAGGGTGTCGTGGATTGTGCCGTGGTGACTGGAGTAAGCTCTAAAGAGCCTTGGAGGCCTATTCCGAAGCTCGCATTCACTAAAGATGATATATTAAGAACCGCTGGAACGAAGTATACTTCGAGTCCAACCCTACTCGGCCTAGCATCGGCTTTGGAGGAGTATGGTATGAGCAAAGTCGCCTTTGTTGGTACACCGTGCCAGATCCTTGCAGTTAGAAAGGCCCAGTTCCATCCGAGCGCCTCCTACAAGTTAGGCGAGATAACGAAGCTCGCCATCGGGCTCTTCTGTATGGAGAGCTTCTCTTATAGAGATTTGATCCTAGGGTACATTAAGAGTGAAAAAGGTATCGATCCGGGGAGGATTTCGAAGTTTCAGATCAAAAAAGGTAGGTTCTTTGCGATAGCCGATGGGAAGAAGGTCATCGATGTCCCAATATCAGAGATGAAGCAGTATGCGAAGAATGGCTGCCACGTATGTGGAGATCTTACAGCAGAATTGGCAGATATATCGGTCGGATCTATAGGCTCTCCCGAAGGCTGGTCTACAGTAATAATTAGGAATGAAAAAGGAAGGAGTATCTTTGAGGCTGCAGCATCGAAGGGGCTCATCGAATATAAACCTGTGAGTGAAGCTGGGGTTAAGTTGTTGGTAAAGATCTCAGAGGAGAAGAGAAAACAATCAGAATCAAAGGTCTAGACATTTTTACGTAAGAATTGGTCTACATCTACATATTAATATCATAGACCTTAGAGTTTAGTGTGGAGACTTGTTAGAGAATAAAGACTGGAGGATCTCTTTAAGAAAATTATTCTCTGAGTGTTTTAAGAGGGGTGGCAAAGTTCTGATAATCGGGGTTGGTAATCTAATGAGGGAGGATGATTTTGTCGGTTCCTATATAGCTAGAGAACTTTTACGACAGTTTAAAGGCAGATTCGAAGGTAAGGTCATGGTGATCGATGCAGGCCCAAGCCCTGAAAACTCCGTTTCAAGCGTCCACAGATTTGAGCCTTCGTTGGTCCTCTTTATCGATGCAATCCACGCGGCTCTAGAGCCTGGATCCATCATACTTCTGAATTTAAAGGGTGTAGAGTACCAAGATGTATTAACTCACACCATTCCGATATCTTTCTTGATAAAGGTTATGGATCCCGACGATAAGATAGATTTTTACCTTCTGGGATTTCAACCGAAGAAGGTAGGTTTTGGAGAGAGGATGTCTGAAGAAATTTATAGAGCTGCAAAAGAAGCTATAGCCTTTCTAAGAAGTATATTGAAGGAGCAGAAATAAGAAGAAAATGAGAAGATAGAAGAATAGAGGATGAATTTTATGGATGTTATGATGGTCTTAAGATCAGATCGGCCTTATTTACCGATGCCAATTCGTAGTAGCTACCCATCCTTATTGCGCTATGTTCACAAAATTCTTCACATAGACCGCAGAAGAGGCAGGCTGCAAGGTCAACGGAGGGGACCAATTTTGCTTCACCGGTATCAGCCCTTTTCACTTCTATGAGTTGAATACATTGGGCTGGGCAGATCTTCACACAAATACTACACCCTGTGCATCTCTCTATATTCACTTCGTGGCGCCCTCTGAAACCCTCGGGGACTGGCTTTTTCTCAAAGGGGTACATCTCTGTGAAGGGCTTTCCCAAAACATTCTTAAGGGCTTCTTTGAGAATCTTAGGGATTCTCGCCAATATTACTCACCTTCTAGAGGTGTACTTCCTTCTTATATCTTCCAACGTAAGGCTCTCTTTAGATCCTTTCTTAATATCCACGATAGTTACTCTATCGGTACAGCAGAAGCAGGGATCTATACTCGCGAGCGAGGCTGGTATATCGGCTATATGGCCTCCCTTTAACATTTCGATCACCGCAGGTATGTTGGCGAGGGTCGGGGTTCTGACCTTCACCCTATAGGGCTTCTCACTACCATCGCTAAATACATGGTGTATCAACTCTCCTCTTGGAGCTTCAACTCTAGACATAGATTCTCTACCAGCTGGAGGTGTAAGTAAAGCTGGTACTCTAGCCCTATAGGGCTTAGGGGGCAGATGGTCGAGGCAGTAGTTTATTATCTTGATAATCTCTATGATTTCGTCACATCTTATCATAAGTCTGGACCAGACATCGCCCTCTTCGTAGACTACCATATCGAATGGAACTTCACCGTAGGCTGCGTAAGGATCATCGAGCCTTACATCGGCCCTTACTCCAGAGCCCCTAGCCACGGGACCTACTGCACAAAGATCGAGCGCTTTACTCTTGCTCAACCTACCTATGCCGACGGTTCTCATCCTCAAGGTTGGGTCTTCCACGAAGACCTTCTTATAGTAGGCTACCTTCTCCGGTAAACTATTTACCACCTTCCTCGTAAACTCGATATTTTCTTCCGTTATATCTCTACGTACACCTCCAAAGGTGTTGTACGCACTCAAAACTCTATTTCCAGTTATCCTCTCCACAGCATCCATTACCGCCTCTCTATCCCTCCAGATGTACATGAAGAGGGTATCAAAACCGAGTAGGTGGGCGCTTAAGCCTAGGAGGAGGAGGTGGCTATGTAAACGGTTCAGTTCTGCCACGATAGTCCTT comes from Nitrososphaerales archaeon and encodes:
- a CDS encoding NADH-quinone oxidoreductase subunit I, with product MARIPKILKEALKNVLGKPFTEMYPFEKKPVPEGFRGRHEVNIERCTGCSICVKICPAQCIQLIEVKRADTGEAKLVPSVDLAACLFCGLCEEFCEHSAIRMGSYYELASVNKADLILRPS
- a CDS encoding corrinoid protein, with product MDEDLLDEIFISVAECREESYVLQTVQRAIESNVDPLEIMDAVKRGLDVVGEKYERMEYFLMDLVVAGKVASEVLKLIKPLLMRVTSKPRGKVVIGTVAGDVHDIGKNLVIAMLASAGYEVIDLGVDVPAEKFVEAVRNEKPDIVAMSALLTITLDEQKKVIEALKSAGLRDKVKVMVGGRPVTPEFAKEIGADGYGKDAIEAVKVANTLLGYKK
- a CDS encoding hydrogenase maturation protease, with translation MLENKDWRISLRKLFSECFKRGGKVLIIGVGNLMREDDFVGSYIARELLRQFKGRFEGKVMVIDAGPSPENSVSSVHRFEPSLVLFIDAIHAALEPGSIILLNLKGVEYQDVLTHTIPISFLIKVMDPDDKIDFYLLGFQPKKVGFGERMSEEIYRAAKEAIAFLRSILKEQK
- a CDS encoding nickel-dependent hydrogenase large subunit produces the protein MSSMNIIIGPQHPALAEAEKFTFKVEGEYVVDVEPRLGYMHRGIEKLAEQRTYIQDIFLVERICGICNVPHTLVFCQAVESLADITVPPRALYLRTIVAELNRLHSHLLLLGLSAHLLGFDTLFMYIWRDREAVMDAVERITGNRVLSAYNTFGGVRRDITEENIEFTRKVVNSLPEKVAYYKKVFVEDPTLRMRTVGIGRLSKSKALDLCAVGPVARGSGVRADVRLDDPYAAYGEVPFDMVVYEEGDVWSRLMIRCDEIIEIIKIINYCLDHLPPKPYRARVPALLTPPAGRESMSRVEAPRGELIHHVFSDGSEKPYRVKVRTPTLANIPAVIEMLKGGHIADIPASLASIDPCFCCTDRVTIVDIKKGSKESLTLEDIRRKYTSRR
- a CDS encoding Coenzyme F420 hydrogenase/dehydrogenase, beta subunit C-terminal domain, whose protein sequence is MSLKLALERKDFKDLLAEVVERGLCIGCGSCAAACPLAVISIEDEIPVQKVKCFDDTVCECCYYQCPKSAQPIEELESKTFGRKRNIDEHLGVTLAMHSAKTRLGEVMNVGQDGGIVSSLLIYALEEGVVDCAVVTGVSSKEPWRPIPKLAFTKDDILRTAGTKYTSSPTLLGLASALEEYGMSKVAFVGTPCQILAVRKAQFHPSASYKLGEITKLAIGLFCMESFSYRDLILGYIKSEKGIDPGRISKFQIKKGRFFAIADGKKVIDVPISEMKQYAKNGCHVCGDLTAELADISVGSIGSPEGWSTVIIRNEKGRSIFEAAASKGLIEYKPVSEAGVKLLVKISEEKRKQSESKV